The genome window agtGTGACAAAGGTGTATTGTCCCATACGACCTTACAGTTGTGAAGCAGAGATTGTGATCTGTCACTGAACTTTTAAAAAGTTCTTAAAAGTGAAGACAGTTGAGTAGAAGTTGTGATACTAGTAGTTAacgtctgcacacgctccgctaaagccgcttcccccccccactacgctgcagcggctcctatgcgctctacaagcgcgttcctggtttcaaaactccgccaatcactcctaatagcttgtcgaagcatcccagcatcagctgtctattactgaatcttagagacacaaaccacactgatggcatgaagtgaaaacactcaacgaagccccattattaatggtcatggctgaaatccggtcatcatagtcgacaagccgaagttgtattggggcgctcgctccttttgcttgacgcacgctcccgatcttgaatctagaatcgattgctcttccttgggttcccggatgttgcggttgaattttttgaggTTGAATTTTTGCGGTTGAGGGTATAGgaggagaataataataataaggccTCTTTAGACCAAATCTCACACTGATCTATAATGCCTGAAGAAGGCCCTTTGTCTACCTGCAGGACACTCAAGTTGTTTTTCAAGCTCAGTCATTGGGTGAGACTCAGGTGATGGAGCAAATATGCAACATTATCTGCAGAGATCAGGGAGGCCAGTGCTGGCATGTTATTGAAGCCCAAAGCTCACTGTTATCCgtcaaataaaaaggaaaatgaaaggaTTCTAAAACAGTTAAAGCTGCGGAGCTTCTCACAATAATGTTCAAAGAACCAAACACCAAACAGGCATTAACAACTTTGTATTTCTCCGGATTCTGTTATTTAGTTCTGTGGTCACATAATCAGATTAGTGATTATCATTTGGTCATTGCAGTGAACCATCATTACTTTCTAAAGGCAAAGCAGTGGAGATaagattgttttaaatattatcAGTTATAATATTATAACCTTTGTAGCACAGTCCGCTTTTCATAGAAATAGTTTGCAACATGAACaaacttcttttttaaatgctgcCTTACTGTCCGTTTGCAGACATGGGCGGAAGATTGACAAGATTTCAGGACATTGTTTGAACTCAAAAGAATAGGTTGCTATAGTCTACTTATCAAAAGTGGGGAGTGGTAAATAATATCCTGAATGTTGTCCAAcatagaaaaatacatttgatgaaTAAGATACAATCAAATCAAGATACAAATGACTGATTTGTGTTTTGGTTATATTACATCATTGTGGGTTGTATTACATCATTATGTGCCCTCTACTTGTCAGCTTTGATTGAAGATTAGAGGAAAATACGATGGGGGTGACTGGTGTGTTTAACTCATGGTGCctctggtgttgtttttttaactaactttttgAAACTCAAACTGTACAACTGCACCAATTATTTGGTTGTGACTGCCTCTTGTACTCTCAATTTGTGCATGTGGTCAGTTTCAGTTTCATGGTGGTTTAATTTAATAGGTGCCTCTGGCAACAGTGGAGCTATGACAAAATATTAGTAACATGAATAAAACTGATAATAATGTTGAAGTGCAGTGAAAGGATTTGACATATAATCTTACCTTTTCTTTAATAGGCTCCTTTTGTTGTATTCTAGTCCTATAATTTCTTGTAATGTAATACGTTATtacattatattgtatattatgtgTTAAGGCAGCACAACAACACATCTTAAGAAAAATCCCAAAACTGCACCGGGGCATGAATCGaccaattattattaaaaattatataaaaattataaaaattgaaaattacacATCTGCCACTGTCAAGTTTcgtgtgttttttctgattAATCGCGGCTCTGCCCAAACTTGAAAAGAGCTTTCTCTCCGGTGGACACAAAGGATAACTCGAGAACTGTTGATTTTATGATCCTTTATTCCTCTTAAGGGTGGTTTGGTGGATCGgacaaagaacagagcaggttgataacctttcaaacaaagcaaaacccaTGAATTAGTCGAGTACATTTCGATAATAACTTTCTTAaagtaataacaaataaatgcgACTGAATTCCCAAACCAAACCCAAATTATTCAGATAAACCTAGGATAAGTCCccattacttaatttaaatgacacatttcactaagtaaagcaaagcatgaacaaacaataaatcatactGTCCTACCAGTTGCGTCTCTGGGAGATTAGGAGCCGTGGCCACAGTGTCCTTTTCCTCAGGGCCGAGTGAGAGGGCCATCTGAGCTCTCCACAAACATTTCATGCCATGCGCTTCCTGTTCGTACGCAGACACTTCCTGTGGGTGGAATCTCCATTAGCCGCATCGTCGCTCCCTGCAGTCTGGGTGCGCTCCGACTGTCCGGGGTGGATATGGGCCTTGAGTTCTCTGTGCGGCTTGCGACCGGAGATTGACGCAACAGCCACAGTGGCTGGTaagcaaaaatgttaatgtcaagCTTCTAGGTTACGTAATCCTTTGACAAACGCAAGCAGGAAGCGAACGTGCACCAGCTTATGATTTTTTACTTCCTATTTTAGTTTTATGTGTTTCAGCGTCAATTTCTTCTTTCAGAGGAAATgtattcttgtttgtttttttactttttgttgatGTTAGGAAGTAGAAAGGCACCCTAGCGGTAGAAATTATGTCTGATCATAACTAGTGGTAGAATTATAGcttattagatattatataattatgttAGATTAATAAccatattaaaaatgaaatataatatatatatatatatatatatatatatatatagaattatATATATTGTGGCAATCCAGGGGAGAGGGACCGGCTCCCTGCATAAAATAAGCGGCTCGGAGGCAggaagtgcaaaaacaaaaagggtccttttaatATTAAGATCAAAATACAGGCCAAACTCAAGTAGAAGTAGCTCTCAACGCGTGGGTAGTGACTCCAGTCTATTCCATGGCTCCTTCGTCCTTTGAGGGGTAGCGCAGAGAAACGGGGGTGAGTCCTGCCGCTATCTTGTCTCTGCTACTGGGTCTCTTCTGTTCTCCTCTCGAGTTGGTCTCACTCCCTACATGTATCCTCCACCTCTAATTACCTGATCGCTCGCAGGTGTGACCAATGCCACGTTCCCAGTGGCTGcagcacctgcacaggataatATATCCCCTCTATTACCTCCCCCAATCAGAGCTTGGAGATCTGCCTCCTGTGTTTGGTTCCTCCCCCTGGTTCACCACAATATATATAACTGTACCAGAGGAAAGAGTCAGAAACTCCCTGAGAACCCTCTGTGTTGGTCATATTGGACCGAGGACGAGAGAGTCTCTATTTCCCGAAATATTACACTATTCATAGCGCAATTCACTTTGTAACTGAACTTGTGTCACAACTTCTTCAGTTAGAACCCAAATGCAGGCTATGCAAGGTAGATGGTGACAAGGTGAGTAGGGGGAGTGGTATTCCCGCCATGCAGATACTGTAGATGAATTTCGGTGAGGTCGTTATGTGGGGGAAAGGTTCAGTTTGCCAGGCCGGAGTGACGGGAATCTAGGGTGAATGAACTAGAGACAGAGCATCAAGAAATAGATAAGCACACAAACCACTACAAGAGGTGAACAGAGATAAATTCACTGTTGAGGCTGACACAGACCTCCCGCCTTGTCGTCGTTGCTCGGCAACCggaacaaacagacacagacaaacaggaaaACATACTCGGGGAGCTGTGGTCGTGGAAACTTGCTTCTGTtagtttttaaatcatttttgccTGTTGATTAATTTGGATTTGCACCACCGGCGatggaaaagtgaaaaatacGCTCGGCCTTTGTTCTGGGAAGAGGTTTTGACAAAACACCAGCTCGGCCATTGATTGGTTGCTAAATCATGACCAAGATTTCACACAGATGTAAATTCTGTAGTATCACATTCTCCCTGCTCTGTTATTACTACAACCCTGTTTCCTCTGCGCTCTGATGTCACTATGGGAGACAAAGACATGTAATGAATCAGTGCAAATTACTTACGATGTTAATGACGAACATTACATTTGGTTCTGATTGAGTCTGAGGCGTCTCGCCACCTGTTTACATCATTAAAACTAATTCACAGCCATCTAGTTTCTCATTTATTCTGAACtcatttctgctgctgtggttcTTTGTGCATCAATCTGCACAAGAGGTTGTTTGATTCAGTCTGCATCATTTATACATGTGTAAATACCTCAAATCAAGGACTTTGTTTCCAAGCTGTCtctgtacaaaaaaagaaaacaaatattccAAAATGTCAGGTGTATTTTTAGTAAAGCCAGTTGCAGGTGATTCATAGACATCATTGTTCTGAACTGTGCTTTCCTGCTTTGGTAAACTGGTTCTTCTCGAATAGGTGGACCTAATGCTCCAGCCCCGAATGAAACTACCTCATCAGGTTGAACTTGCTTTTACGTAACACAAATAAGTTTTGAATGAGTCATTGCATGAAGTGGATGAatgttcactgtgtgtgtctcttgtgaaTTAGGTACCTTTGCTTAACATAAGCAAGTATTAGTTGTCATGCCTAAAGCTAAAACAGTACTTTTGTTACATttatgtcttgttttgtcttttcaagCAAAACcctgtttcattttattaaacctCAAAAGTCATTTGGTAGTGTTTTTGCTTATGTATTGTTCGTTAGCCACATTTCGTGGAATAGTTTCCCTGAATTATATTTCAAAGTGCAgtttatactgtatgtatggAAACTTAATTATATAGGAAACATGAGAACAGAGGTGTGAATAAGTGGAAATGCCTTAAACttttcaacaaaaagaaaatattgttacGGCAGAATAAGTCTTTATCGGTACATCTGTTTTAGTCTGCTGTTAAAGTAATACGTTATTGTTCATTTAGTTGGCCTTGGTGTAGTGGGGAATGCTTCCCTCATCCAACAACATATTTGTATGGTTAGTGAAAACAGCTGGCTTGACTCCTCCCCTAATTCTTTCCCCTATAAGATTATAAAAAGGTACCTATCTGCTCAACTTTTGTCTGTTGTTTAGCGTGGCTGAGGGTGTTTGGGGTTCTTGCTGTAATTTTAAATGTTGGCTGAGTATATTTTGTGTTGAGACTCCATTGCTGACCTGCCTACCTTGTTGTAGGGTCACAACATTAAAGCGTACAGCCAAAGTTGCTCAGTGGAGAGCAGTGTGCAGCAACACATTTCTTCATGCATTTAAACTAAATTATACCCAGTACCACTAAATGTTTAACTGCaagcttatttattttatttattatggaATCATTCAGATCAGAACATTCAAACAaaagttttttgtttcatttttttagtaATTAGTCAAAAGTATTTTCGGAACTTTAGTCAAAGTACAGTTTGTGCTCAATTAGACGGAATAACCAGCAAGGAGAAGTAATTCATCAGTTTTGTTCTcatatacagtaccagtttTATTATAGAATCAGGATAAAATTATACATTACTCTAATCATATCCTTCTCCTATTGTGAATGAAGTCACATTATTGTCTGTATCTGAAAGTGAAAGCATAAAGCCTAAAGTATATAAGAAGATTCTTCCTGCCTGAAGATTCTACTTGACGCGACACTCTGCGGAGCCACAGCTACAAAGGTGAGTGATTTCTATCATGTCTACCAACTATTTTGATGAGAAATGTCATTGTAGTGTATTATCATTATTCTCCTGGTGTTCTTAAATATTCCACTGAAAGATGTAAATGACCTGTACATCCAGTGCTAGAAAAAATagtaaatgaaacattttcccTTCTAGCCCCAAgggatgtttgatttaatttattcataagGTTGATACAGCGTTTTTCTCTgtatgactttttttaaaagcgaTTTAAGACTTAACTTTCACTTTGACCTCTCTATCTAATTAATGAGCGAAATTTTAAGTGAAAATTGTCTTgactttcatttcaatttggTATGCGTTGACAAgactgtaaaaataataaatgggtTTTCTCAATTTTTTTACCATTGTCTTAATGGTTTTAGAGGTTGTGTCTTGCTTacttctgtgtttttaattcttTATTACATTGCCTATTTCCTACTGCGAGGCTTAACCTGTTACTCTTGTTAAGTTTAATATTCAACTTTGCTAAATCTCTCCAAAAATGAATATAATTACAgtatttcatttgaactttttatAGGTAGGTCTTTACTTGCCAATAATGAATTTTAGGCATTAGCAACATTCATTCTCGAGgaaattgtatttaaattcattcacatttacatttttggtcTCCTTTTACAGCAATGGCAGGTACGTCTTGACCTGTCATAACTTCAGCACCTAAATATTTAACTTGTTGCAAAAGGTCTTTGAATATTTAATTATGCCACCATTaacaaaaaaaccctctttaGGATTTTTTAGTCATCGATGGAAGAATATTACATAGTGAGTATGATTCATTGAAGTCTGTTCAAAGGTGATGAGTTGCAacatacacgtacacacacgtacacttttttattttatatatatatatatatatatatatatattagtaaatTATGTGTAATGTGTAAATATTGCCTTACTGTCCTTTTGTAGCATGTTTGGAGGATCACCACAACCTGAACCTGAGAGTAAGATACTCAAAAAACATTGTTCAAAGTCAAAAGATTACTTTTCTGGTCTACATATCAGAAGTGGGAAGAGTAGATCAAAAGTGTAAATAAAATCCAGAACATTGTCCaacatacaaaaatacatttgatcaaATATACTGTTTTTGTTATATTACATCATCATGTGCCCTTCACTTGTCCGCTTTGATTGAAGAATGGAGGAAGATACGTTGGAGGTGAGTGGTGTGTTTAATTTGTGGTGCCTCTGACAACAATGCAGCTACCACCAAATATTTTCAACATATGGAGAACTAATAATAAGGTTGAAATGGAGTGAAAGGACGTGACAGATAATCTTACCTTTTCTTTAATGAACAGCCAAAAAGAGGAGGACCTGCAGTTTGTGAAGGATTATCAGCCTTTCAACAAAGAAGTCAAACAGCTCAGAGTTCTGCTTCATGGACCTACTGGTTCTGGAAAGTCCAGCTTCATCAACTCTGTCGACAGTGTTTTACAAGGAAAAATCACTGGTCAAGCTTTGACAGATACAGCTTCCTCCAAAACGTTCACCATGAAAGTATGAATCCCTTCTTGTTTAACTGAGGTCGTATGTCATGCACTGTAACACTTGAAGTTAAATAATTCCTCCACATATTGTTGATTCACTCACTTTGTGTTATCTTGTGAAGATAATTGCAGCACACAGATAATTCGAGCAGCACTTTGAGCAGCTTATGATAATATTTATGAGCATGAGATAAAGTTCCTCATAGACATTCATCAAAAGGTTTCAATGATGTCATCatatcttcttttttctgttttacagCGCCGAACCTATAAAATTGACAAAGGAGGACCAGGGACATTTTACCCTTTTGTCTTCACTGACATCATGGGCATCGAGGGGTTAGAAAAACAAGGAATTTGTGTGGAAGACATCAAACTGGACATGAAGGGACACATAAAAGACGGTTACAACGTACAGTCCAATTAATTACTGACATCATTGAGTATTGTTGATGTATTTCAATAAAACCATCCAGCTTCCCTTTCTGTTTTGTATCAAGAATTGTATTTATGTAAAGATGTTTCAATAAGTTTTCACAAAAGTTATCATTTGATTTACATTGTTTTTACAGTTCAATCCGTACTCTGAAATATCAGAGAATGATCCAAACTACAACAAGAGCCCCACCCTGGAGGACAAAGTTCATGTTCTGGTTTGTATCATCGATGCCAGCAAAGAAAGTCTACTAAGTAATGAATCTAAGGAAAAGATGAGGGAGGTCAGACTTGCAGCTAGCAGACTGGGTAAGGTTTATATTGTGTGGTTCATAGATGGAATCAAATAACCTGTCAAACATAAACCTGTTGTATTCCCCTTTGTATTGGCAGTGATTCCTGAAGTGGTTGTTCTCACCAAAATTGATGAAGCTTGTTCAGAGGTCCGCTCCGATGTAAATAACGTGTGTAAGAGCAAGTACATAAAGGAAACGGTAGGTTTCTATTTCATGAGTTGGtagaatgttgtttttaaaattgaaaacactttcaaattcaaattcacaATAACTTTGTGAGCAGCATTTCTTGATTGTGAATTTTTTCCAAATTAGGTGGACAAAATCAGTGTGGACCTGGGCCTTCAACCAAACTACATCTTTCCTGTGAAGAACTACAACACAGAGATGGAAACAAATGATGAGATCGATTCACTGATCCTGAGCGCAATGAAACGGATCATTGACTTTGGAGAAGACTTTGTCAACAAGCTGCAGGCCTAAAATACTGCGGAGGCAAATCTTGCTCCATCTCAGCTTCAAAAAAAGTATGTAGTAATATGATTATAATAAATGGGCCTTTTTTCAGTTCTAAAGCTCTAAATGGTCTTACCTATaataaacaattaaaataagTATGTTAGGCTGTATCACCCTCACCACGCTTtagtttttgtattattattttgattttgttgaTTTAGGTGGTAATGTCCATGTTCAAGCTCCCCAGGTAAtcataaatctaaaaaaaaatcaaaacaaataagtCTAGATGGGGCTAAATTTGATTGTAAAACTTGTCTACTgattattcattgttttattttaatgttttgacCTTATATTCACACATTGTGCTAGTACTGCTGTTTAGGTAAACCcacaataaataacataaatactGTCATTTGTATCTGTCTCCTTCTATTGTATTCCTTACAGTACTTACCATTCACTatattgtaatgtaatgcagTATTACACAATATTGTATGTGGTAAAGCAGTAACACTTCTTAACCACTTCTTAAACCCCCACAACTGCACCAGGGCATGAATTGAGCAATTGTG of Gasterosteus aculeatus chromosome 11, fGasAcu3.hap1.1, whole genome shotgun sequence contains these proteins:
- the LOC120827267 gene encoding interferon-induced protein 44-like; the encoded protein is MAGFFSHRWKNITYMFGGSPQPEPEKWRKIRWSQKEEDLQFVKDYQPFNKEVKQLRVLLHGPTGSGKSSFINSVDSVLQGKITGQALTDTASSKTFTMKRRTYKIDKGGPGTFYPFVFTDIMGIEGLEKQGICVEDIKLDMKGHIKDGYNFNPYSEISENDPNYNKSPTLEDKVHVLVCIIDASKESLLSNESKEKMREVRLAASRLVIPEVVVLTKIDEACSEVRSDVNNVCKSKYIKETVDKISVDLGLQPNYIFPVKNYNTEMETNDEIDSLILSAMKRIIDFGEDFVNKLQA